The genome window tccagAAGTATGTTGTGCACCCCCTTCTCTGTCCCGTGTCATTTTATTCTGTATTATTTTCATTGTTCTTGATTTTGTGTCTGCATTGTACCTCGCCGTCAATCTGACGAATACCAACACCACTACAGACCATTCCATTCTCCATCGCCATcagtttctcttctctttggtACGAGTGCTTTCATTGGGTCCACCGTCCAAGCTAGCACTCCTATTATTTGCTTGGTCGTTGACGACCATAATTTCAACACGCTCTTGTCCACCACTTTAAAGCATTTCCTTTCTCATTCCTAAAAGAGGTATGTTTTTTTACCGTGTTGTGTGAGTAGGCTAGGTTAATGCAATTTGTGTATGTTACACCCCCAATGCTGGAATGATGGAAGTATGGAATTGTGTTAAGCAATTTGTTGTAAGCTAAAAGCtagtttgattttgttttgtgattCATTTGGGTGAATGGTTGATTATCAGAGGTGGGGTTTGTGTTCTATCTTGTTGTGTTGTAGAAGAGAATGGGGTGTATTAATTttcgtaaaaagaaaaaaaaagatatatttggaaaaagtaattacaaaatACGTGGAAGAGGGTGTAAAAGTAAACAAGAGAGATGTGTTTATCAAAGACCAATGTCTTCGATGCCCATTTTGATTAAACTTCACCTAACCAAAAGTAAGACTTGGTTGCCTAGAATCACACAAAtaaaaagtcataaaaaattggaaaattattttctccACCTCCCTAATTGCTTCATGCTCTTATTTTGGAacgtaaaattttattttggaataatctttttgaaatacaaaaaattcacaTACCAGAAAGGttatttcaaaatgtaattttacatacCGGATTAGGTGTTTTACAAGCTTAATAAGGTAGAGGAAGCAACATTGTTGGAGACTAAGGGAGCAATTGTCAAAAGATTTGCATTGTTCACATGGTTTAACCATAACAATGGCCTGGGATTTACTTCATGTACCCCtttttgcttcctgcacctctcagatattttaaaattcctaTGTTACCCTCCCTTTAGTTTGTAATAATCATTTCGTAAGTGTATAGGTATCCTAGAATACCTACTCTTCCAGAATATGATTTTCATGTTTCTGGAATAGCTATTCTAGAATAAGTTTTCAGAATACATGTACACCTCCCATATATGATTTTCATGTTTCTGGAATAGCTATTCTAGAATAAGTTTCCAGAATACATGTACACCTCCCATATAGCtagtttaaaatatgaaaatcatattttaaaataactattccAGAATAGGGCGACAAAATTCAAAGAAGGGTCCAAAGTAAAGTTAGTCATCTTAAGTAAGATTCTCGATTCGACTCTTGTACAACAAAAAATGTGATTCAGagataaaaattcattaaagaTGATTAGTCAAGTTAtctacatatattatttatcctTTCCTCCAAATTAACACTTCATACTGACATATTCCTAAATTGTCCATGATCCACTCAACTTCATTCAAGGTCCAATCATATTTACAAGGCAAGTGCAtgacatgcatttttttttttgtggacaATTCCTCTTTAGTTCATATTATTGAATTATCAAAATATGTTGTACAATTACAATCATTCtagaaggagaagaaaataagtttTGTATTTACTTACAAACTGTGAtttgttcaaaacaaataaggggACGATTGGAACTTTGAATAGAATgggatgaataaaaaaaattgagttgattcaaaaaaaattataataattactgcTGCTATGTCAGAATTCTTATTGATTTGAATTTTGGAATGTTTTTATAGGTGTCTCAACCCTTTGTCACATATTTCTACCACACTAAAGGAAAAACTATTACAAAAACTTCTTAAAATTCGATCAAAgttaaagttaaattttttggCCAATTCAATTAACATTTGAGTTAAGGTGGATTACATTTTGTGTCATGATAAGAAACATGAATGATGTGACGTATAGTGAACTTTTTTTGTTATCATGATATTGGTATGAAATATCCaccaattttattgataattaatctcTGTCAAAAAATCAGACTAATCACCTTTAATGAGATACTCTCTCTCAATGAtctattttttatccaaaagaTTCAAATTCGAGATCTTACTTAAAATGATCCAACCTAAGATCACTCAGACTAGCGACTTATTGATAACCGTATGAAAAACTATCATGTCATATATGAGATTATTCTCATATCACCTAATATGATTCACATTAGTTTATTAGGTTAATAATTAGAGTCAACATTAACAATTAAACCAAATTCATAATTTGAATGAACTGCCATATCAGATTATATTGTTAATTTTCACACCAGAAATGTTTTTCTTAATGTACAATTGATCGTATTAAGGTTcgaaattataatttcatactTATTATTTCAACCTCCCACCACTAGTTTGTCCCTTTTGTAAGTTTTGCCAAATGTTATTTACATCATTTAAAATGTTAGAAATTTGGTGAAAACATTAATATTGGAccaaaattcattaattaaaatttgagtccaaaattacttatttttaaattatatggaTAAAAAACACATAATTAAACCAATGATGATGAAgagaatttgagaaaaaaaaaattcaaaataatttagtctatacaatttaaaattataagtagtTTTTTATTACCTCCAAATCCTTGTTATTGAAGGGgagttaaaaatagaaaagtgaGATTTTAACTTCTCAGCTTTCGTTCTTCGTTCCATCTTTTCCCATCCAAACACTCGTGTATATATTAGCACATGCTTGGAAATTCAAATACGTGTGTTTGCTACAACAGTTATTGTTGTCGTCAAACTTTCTACATTTTGAGATCTAAGTTTCTAATTGTTTtgaaacaagaaataatcaacATATATTATTGTAAAAACCACTCACTTAGGATTAAAAAAGTCGATCTCAATAATATACAATGtgtgtaaatatattatttcccattacaaaagaaaagaatgtgagaatgaacataaaatcaatcattcgttaatcaaaatattaacttattgccaaaagaaaaaaaaaatgttcttttcTAGCAATTTATGGATCACCTGAAGTCTTGCATGGTGGAATCATCATTAAAGTGTAATGAATTAACAAtaaacacatatatatatatatacgaagAATATTAGTAACCTTACTCAATCACCTTTCTCTTGTTCCTCCCACTTTTTAATCATCTCTAGGAAAATCTCATTCCAAGTGTCTATAGGCCCTGGCAAGCACCAATGAACACAATCATTCTGCACACGTTCTGGAACTCCCTTAGCAAATGGGAAAGGATTCATATAAGGACCAGGATGACCATCTGGTCTCAACAATGCCAATTTGGTCACATCAAGTACCTCAAATCTAAACCCTCCTAATTCACTAGCTTTTGCCTTTGCATTCTCCACTTCTTCTATCTCAATCTTTCTTATCTCAGCATCCATTCCTTCAAGCTCTTTTTCCTCCTTCTTATAAGGCTTAGTCTTTGAACAAGTACCAGCCTTATTCCAATCACCTTCAAAATGAGCAGGTGAAAATGTCTTCACGATTACATCAACTCCATTATTTCCCTTACCcctttttctctcaattatgcTACTAAGAGTGGTCCTCAAAACCTTCCTTAATGGAACATAAAAATCCATCTTAGTGTGATTAAGATCATGACAATTTAGGCTACCTATAACCGAACCATTTTCATAGTAAACCGAAGGAAGCAAAAACCAATGCCCAAATGACACCACAACCATGTCAAACCAATCCAAATCCCTTGCCCACCTCTCATTAACATGATCCAAGTACATTGTATTGTAATATGGCCCTTCATTTGACCTTTCGACACCTTGCACAAGAAAAGGTGACCAATACAAGGAGAAGTTTGCATTGTGAGAAGGGAAGTGCCAGCGACGGAATTTGTTGTCATTGGCACTTTGGTAGACAAGGTTTGGACTTGAAACGGTGGATAACATGCAAAGAAGGGACTCTAATTGGTTCCTAGCCAAAGAGTCACCAACAAATGCTATGTGTTTGTTCTGAACAAGTTGGAGAAAAGTGAGAGGTTCAAACCTTGGAAGATTGCACTCACTGGGTTGCCATCTCCAATATAGATAGCCTGAGTCAGGCCTTCCATTGGATACGCATTTCTCACTCTCTTTGATTGTACCACAACTAGTTACATTGTATAAAGGGCCTCTTGTGTCACGTACCCAATCACCATTAGAGTAGTCACATGGGTTTTGGtaagttttgttcttttctgccaaaaccaaagaagaaaaaataaagtctagttaaccaacaagtccCTAACCCCAACTTTGCTAATTACAATtgtaagaaaatttaattaacactCCATCTAAATTTCTTGAGATCTCACGTTTTAACCCCTATAGTAacccttttaattatttataatacattATAGTGACACTTATTATATTGAAACATATTACACCTTACACTAATGTAAGAGTGTTAATGTAAGGATAAATCAGAATTAGAATTTTACCTTGATTATCTACGTAATACCGTGgtaaaactctaattttgattagaaaaaaacacaaaaacacttAAAAAGAACTATATCTAAGTTTTCTCCTTAgtgtaaactataaaaaaacaaagagtaTCACTTACAATCTCAAGAAATTATATGGATTGTAAGTGCAATTTACTCTAAAATTTAAGGGGAAAAACACTAGGAATTCTATAGTTTTAACAAGATGAAATTAATTACGCATGCACATACCtgtagaaaaagaagaagatgatgaaggtggaggaggtggaggaggagaaagagaaaggtggtaggtggtggtggtggaatgtGGAGTGAGGGAGAGAAGGTCGAAGTATGTACAAAGCAGAACAATGGGAAGCAGAGCATAGAGAGTGGAAGGAACAATTCTCTTTGTGAAAGAAACCAATTTGTCTTTGAAAGGATTTGTGCCTCCCATTTTTCAAAGCCTTATTACTTCTCCTTCTCCCCTTCCTTCTGGCTCCTTATCACTGTTTTGTGGTGTTGTCGGCtgagaaaaatgaagagaaacAACAACTTCTTTTGCTGCTCATTGCATTGTGAAAgtcaagagaagaaagaaaaagagagaaaggaaggcctttggttttgtttattgtgTTTACTCGTtcagttaaaagaaaaaaaagaaaagaaaatgcatcATTGGATCTTCAGGATCTTCCAATTTTTCTCTGTTTGATAAATTCTGTTTTGGCATTTTACTCATACAACACTTCCTATTCAATCATTGTCCCCGCCTGATTTAAAGCAGAGATGACAGAGGATAAGATCACCACATGCAAAGCTgttgaattaaaaatgaatataatgttatgaaaaatattaaaaaattgttgttaatcattttaatattattacaagAAAATTTTCTGAGTCTCAATAGCTTTTTATCCATCAAAAATAGTTGAtagtaagttgtattttttatgttctttaatcaaatctttagaatttaaattttaataagttattaaatataaaataaatcatattaaaaaaagttgaacTTATGAATGTTTGGGTAACTTCGTACAAATATatgttcaaaaaaaattattttttatcttttcattccCTCTCGTGGCCCCTACTctgcttttttactttttgaaacTTTTGTTAAAGTGGTTTATTCTCTCTGTTTTGGAGAGGGAAAGCCCAAATTACCGTGAGTTAACCTTTCTGTTTAAACggtttataataattaagtgaaaatgAACATAGGTACGTAGTTGATGATTATGTCAGGACACAATTGTCTCGACATGAACACGGACCATGGTTCCCTGTTCCAAAACAGAACGAAAAGGACAAATTCATAAGTCGTTTGTTCGAATTCAAAAACacttggtttttctaatgtatGTATCTTGGATACATTAATGATTAAACCCTCAAAGGCTCAAAGCCATATATTTCTTAAAGAACTTAGATGACtaatg of Glycine soja cultivar W05 chromosome 1, ASM419377v2, whole genome shotgun sequence contains these proteins:
- the LOC114410237 gene encoding protein ALTERED XYLOGLUCAN 4-like, which encodes MGGTNPFKDKLVSFTKRIVPSTLYALLPIVLLCTYFDLLSLTPHSTTTTYHLSLSPPPPPPPSSSSSFSTEKNKTYQNPCDYSNGDWVRDTRGPLYNVTSCGTIKESEKCVSNGRPDSGYLYWRWQPSECNLPRFEPLTFLQLVQNKHIAFVGDSLARNQLESLLCMLSTVSSPNLVYQSANDNKFRRWHFPSHNANFSLYWSPFLVQGVERSNEGPYYNTMYLDHVNERWARDLDWFDMVVVSFGHWFLLPSVYYENGSVIGSLNCHDLNHTKMDFYVPLRKVLRTTLSSIIERKRGKGNNGVDVIVKTFSPAHFEGDWNKAGTCSKTKPYKKEEKELEGMDAEIRKIEIEEVENAKAKASELGGFRFEVLDVTKLALLRPDGHPGPYMNPFPFAKGVPERVQNDCVHWCLPGPIDTWNEIFLEMIKKWEEQEKGD